One genomic region from Streptomyces venezuelae encodes:
- a CDS encoding response regulator transcription factor, translated as MTGQQNEAERILIVEDEPAVREALRRSLAFEGYDTQDAVDGLDALARMEAYAPDLVVLDVQMPRMDGLTAARRIRAAGSTVPILMLTARDTVGDRVTGLDAGADDYLVKPFELDELFARIRALLRRSSYASAAAAPADDDVLSFEDLRMDLATREVTRGGRTVELTRTEYTLLEMFLAHPRQVLTREQILKAVWGFDFEPSSNSLDVYVMYLRRKTEAGGEPRLVHTVRGVGYVLRGGGGE; from the coding sequence ATGACGGGACAGCAGAACGAAGCCGAGCGCATCCTGATCGTCGAGGACGAGCCCGCCGTGCGGGAGGCCCTCCGCCGCAGCCTCGCCTTCGAGGGGTACGACACCCAGGACGCCGTCGACGGGCTCGACGCGCTCGCGCGGATGGAGGCGTACGCCCCCGACCTCGTCGTCCTCGACGTCCAGATGCCCCGGATGGACGGGCTCACCGCGGCCCGGCGGATCAGGGCCGCCGGCTCGACCGTGCCGATCCTCATGCTGACCGCCCGCGACACCGTCGGCGACCGGGTCACCGGCCTCGACGCGGGCGCGGACGACTACCTCGTGAAGCCCTTCGAGCTCGACGAGCTCTTCGCCCGGATCCGGGCGCTGCTCCGGCGCAGCTCGTACGCCTCCGCCGCCGCGGCCCCGGCCGACGACGACGTGCTGTCCTTCGAGGACCTGCGGATGGACCTGGCGACGCGCGAGGTGACCCGCGGCGGGCGGACGGTGGAGCTGACGCGCACCGAGTACACGCTCCTGGAGATGTTCCTGGCGCACCCGCGGCAGGTGCTGACCCGCGAGCAGATCCTCAAGGCCGTGTGGGGCTTCGACTTCGAGCCGAGCTCGAACTCGCTCGACGTGTACGTGATGTACCTGCGGCGCAAGACGGAGGCGGGCGGCGAGCCGCGCCTCGTGCACACGGTGCGGGGCGTCGGCTACGTCCTGCGTGGAGGAGGCGGCGAGTGA
- a CDS encoding sensor histidine kinase: MTRFRPLAWFRSRPLRSRLALLTAFAVAVAVAAVSLACWFVTRAQLEAELDSSLRSSKLDAASVDSLLDLCREGTTPPPVGGSYTVQVILANGFVCTAGQAAIPAGPADLAVARGRLAYALHTVKDDDGREMRVYTYPQPGPPGLAVSVARPLAEIDNSMSTLRWVLLLVSGIGVVGAGAAGLWVARTGLEPVNRLTGAVEHVAATEDLTVRIPVDGEDEIARLSRSFNAMTAALATSRDRQAQLIADAGHELRTPLTSLRTNVELLARSEETGRAIPADDRRALMASVKAQMTELAALIGDLQELARPDTVRPGPLEVVPLHGILRSALDRARLRGPELTFVTDLAPWYVRAEPAAIERALVNVLDNAVKFSPPRGTVEVTLMRGELTVRDHGPGIPPDELPHVFDRFWRSPSARSLPGSGLGLSIVARTVHQAGGSATLGPAPGGGTVATLRLPGAPTPPPSVVADEGRDEA, from the coding sequence GTGACCCGTTTCCGGCCCCTGGCGTGGTTCCGTTCGCGGCCCCTGCGGTCGCGGCTCGCCCTGCTCACCGCCTTCGCGGTGGCGGTCGCGGTGGCGGCGGTCTCGCTGGCCTGCTGGTTCGTGACGCGGGCCCAGCTGGAGGCGGAGCTGGACTCCTCGCTGCGCAGCAGCAAGCTGGACGCCGCCTCGGTGGACAGCCTGCTCGACCTCTGCCGCGAGGGCACGACGCCACCGCCGGTCGGGGGCTCGTACACGGTGCAGGTGATCCTCGCCAACGGCTTCGTCTGCACCGCCGGCCAGGCCGCGATCCCGGCCGGCCCGGCCGACCTCGCGGTGGCGCGCGGCCGGCTGGCGTACGCGCTGCACACGGTGAAGGACGACGACGGCCGGGAGATGCGGGTCTACACCTACCCGCAGCCGGGGCCGCCCGGGCTCGCCGTCTCCGTCGCCCGCCCGCTCGCCGAGATCGACAACTCGATGTCCACCCTGCGCTGGGTGCTGCTCCTGGTCTCCGGGATCGGCGTCGTCGGCGCCGGCGCGGCGGGCCTGTGGGTGGCGCGGACCGGCCTCGAACCGGTGAACCGGCTGACCGGCGCCGTCGAGCACGTGGCCGCGACCGAGGACCTGACCGTCCGCATCCCGGTGGACGGCGAGGACGAGATCGCCCGCCTGTCGCGCTCCTTCAACGCGATGACGGCGGCGCTCGCGACCTCCCGCGACCGGCAGGCGCAGCTGATCGCGGACGCCGGCCACGAACTCCGTACGCCCCTCACGTCGCTCCGGACGAACGTCGAGCTGCTCGCGCGGAGCGAGGAGACCGGCCGGGCGATCCCTGCGGACGACCGGCGGGCCCTGATGGCCTCGGTGAAGGCGCAGATGACGGAGCTGGCGGCGCTGATCGGGGACCTCCAGGAGCTGGCCCGCCCGGACACGGTACGGCCGGGACCGCTGGAGGTCGTACCGCTGCACGGCATCCTCCGCTCGGCCCTGGACCGGGCCCGGCTGCGCGGCCCGGAGCTGACCTTCGTCACGGACCTCGCACCCTGGTACGTCCGGGCGGAGCCGGCGGCGATCGAGCGCGCCCTCGTCAACGTCCTGGACAACGCGGTGAAGTTCTCGCCGCCCCGGGGCACGGTCGAGGTGACCCTGATGCGGGGCGAGCTGACGGTCCGGGACCACGGCCCGGGCATCCCGCCGGACGAGCTCCCGCACGTCTTCGACCGCTTCTGGCGCTCCCCGTCGGCCCGCAGCCTGCCGGGCTCGGGCCTGGGGCTCTCGATCGTCGCCCGCACGGTCCACCAGGCGGGCGGCTCGGCGACCCTCGGCCCGGCCCCGGGCGGCGGCACGGTGGCGACGCTCCGGCTGCCGGGCGCGCCGACGCCGCCGCCGTCAGTTGTGGCGGATGAGGGACGCGACGAGGCCTGA
- a CDS encoding phosphatidylinositol-specific phospholipase C domain-containing protein, with product MERRRFLVGALAAGAGVMLGAPAASAVDVRAWMAAHGDGTDLRRLTIPGTHDSGARFGGPWSECQNTTIAQQLDSGIRFLDIRCRVTGGSFAIHHGASYQNMMFGDVLVACRNFLAAHPSETVLMRVKQEYSSDSDATFRAIFDDYLDNRGWRSLFRIGDTLPALGEARGKVVLIADNGGLPGLKWWDGGAIAIQDDWNALPNAKYPKIEAHFRQAVEQPGKLYINFVSTSASLPPRWNSDNLNPRVHGFLDGTANTWKGLGIVPMDYPNTRSGLVASLIRHN from the coding sequence ATGGAGCGACGACGCTTTCTCGTGGGGGCCCTCGCCGCCGGGGCCGGAGTGATGCTCGGGGCGCCCGCCGCCTCCGCCGTGGACGTACGGGCCTGGATGGCGGCGCACGGCGACGGGACCGACCTGCGGCGGCTCACGATCCCCGGGACGCACGACTCGGGCGCCCGCTTCGGCGGCCCCTGGTCCGAGTGCCAGAACACCACCATCGCCCAGCAGCTGGACAGCGGGATCCGGTTCCTGGACATCCGGTGCCGGGTGACCGGCGGATCGTTCGCGATCCACCACGGCGCCTCGTACCAGAACATGATGTTCGGGGACGTCCTCGTCGCCTGCCGGAACTTCCTCGCCGCACACCCCTCCGAGACCGTCCTCATGCGGGTCAAGCAGGAGTACTCCTCGGACTCCGACGCCACCTTCCGCGCGATCTTCGACGACTACCTCGACAACCGCGGCTGGCGGTCGCTGTTCCGCATCGGCGACACCCTCCCCGCCCTCGGCGAGGCGCGCGGCAAGGTCGTCCTCATCGCCGACAACGGCGGCCTGCCCGGCCTCAAGTGGTGGGACGGCGGGGCCATCGCGATCCAGGACGACTGGAACGCCCTGCCGAACGCCAAGTACCCCAAGATCGAGGCCCACTTCCGCCAGGCCGTCGAACAGCCCGGCAAGCTGTACATCAACTTCGTCAGCACGTCCGCGTCCCTGCCGCCGCGCTGGAACTCCGACAACCTCAACCCCCGGGTGCACGGCTTCCTGGACGGCACGGCGAACACCTGGAAGGGCCTCGGCATCGTCCCCATGGACTACCCGAACACCCGCTCAGGCCTCGTCGCGTCCCTCATCCGCCACAACTGA